Proteins found in one Desulfovibrio sp. genomic segment:
- a CDS encoding DegT/DnrJ/EryC1/StrS family aminotransferase, with protein sequence MDDKNAFGPLALEGGKPVRTLPLPWELPGSHYIGQEELDMLRQVVESRSPFRYYGPDLRHMVDHLEDAFRSRYGRAHALGVNSGTAALHIALAAIGVGPGDEVLVPGYMWVSCLSAVVRLGAIPRLVDIDDTFCMCPDDLKKKIGPRSKAIMCVHMSGAPGHIDQISEIARGAGIALLEDCAQANGSSLKGKRVGTFGDIAIMSFQLNKNMTAGEGGMIVCDDEGLYNRAFAVHDLGYARDASGRLDVKNEACQLWGIGSRMSEITGAFALAQEKKLDRITGAMRSAKWKIRRALEGTPGLAFRRILDPEGDSGPFLITMHPSAEYCQRFSTVLKAEGIKGQPGGLAFLPMEEWGLHWHFNNQSLVRKTSLQAGGFPWSHPANAFAAEYSYGRGTLPRCDDLCARSSLLTVASCLSEQDIDDIITAFKKVAAHLAA encoded by the coding sequence ATGGACGACAAGAACGCTTTTGGCCCACTCGCTCTGGAAGGTGGCAAGCCCGTGCGTACGCTCCCGTTGCCCTGGGAACTGCCCGGTTCGCACTATATCGGGCAGGAAGAACTCGACATGCTGCGCCAAGTGGTCGAGTCGAGGAGTCCCTTCCGCTACTATGGTCCGGATTTGCGGCACATGGTCGACCATCTGGAAGACGCCTTTCGTTCCCGCTACGGGAGGGCCCATGCCTTGGGCGTGAACAGCGGCACTGCCGCGCTCCATATAGCCCTGGCCGCAATCGGCGTCGGTCCTGGCGACGAGGTGCTCGTGCCCGGCTACATGTGGGTGAGCTGCTTAAGCGCAGTGGTCCGGCTGGGAGCTATCCCCAGGCTGGTCGACATCGACGACACTTTCTGCATGTGCCCGGATGACCTGAAGAAAAAGATCGGGCCCCGGTCCAAAGCGATCATGTGCGTACACATGTCCGGTGCCCCCGGGCATATAGACCAGATCTCGGAAATCGCCCGGGGCGCCGGGATTGCCCTGCTGGAGGACTGCGCCCAGGCCAACGGCTCGAGTTTGAAGGGCAAGCGCGTGGGTACCTTCGGTGATATCGCGATCATGAGTTTTCAACTCAACAAGAACATGACCGCGGGCGAAGGCGGCATGATCGTGTGCGACGACGAGGGCCTCTACAACCGTGCCTTTGCGGTCCACGACCTGGGCTATGCCCGGGACGCCTCCGGCAGGCTCGATGTGAAGAACGAAGCCTGCCAGCTCTGGGGAATAGGCAGCCGCATGAGCGAGATCACCGGTGCATTCGCCCTGGCCCAGGAAAAAAAGCTCGACCGGATCACGGGGGCCATGCGCAGCGCCAAATGGAAGATCCGCCGGGCGCTCGAAGGAACGCCGGGCCTTGCCTTCCGGAGGATTCTCGATCCGGAAGGAGACTCCGGGCCGTTTCTCATCACCATGCATCCGAGCGCCGAATACTGCCAACGCTTTAGCACGGTGCTGAAGGCCGAGGGCATCAAGGGCCAACCAGGCGGGCTGGCGTTTCTCCCCATGGAGGAGTGGGGCCTGCACTGGCATTTCAACAACCAGAGCCTGGTCAGGAAAACGAGCCTCCAGGCGGGGGGATTCCCCTGGTCGCATCCGGCCAACGCATTTGCCGCAGAGTACAGTTACGGGCGCGGCACTCTCCCCCGCTGCGACGACCTGTGCGCGCGTTCGAGCCTGCTGACCGTGGCCTCCTGTTTGAGCGAACAGGACATCGACGACATCATCACGGCCTTCAAAAAAGTCGCGGCCCATCTCGCGGCGTAA
- a CDS encoding ATP-binding cassette domain-containing protein → MDDMILEMENIGMVFPGVRALDNVTFGVRRGEIHALVGENGAGKSTLMKILSGVYPAGSYEGEVRIDGNTCHFTGIREAEKAGVAIIHQELAQVKMLSVMENILLGNEIARLGVIDWDQSLARVESALSRVELDVPPDREIKHLGVGEQQLVEIAKAFTKNARILILDEPTAALSDTEAQRLLAILTGLKDEGVTCIYISHRLEEVLAIADRTTVLRDGKTVGTYERQELTKDSLIARMVGREMTDLYPRRQPAIGEPCLTLEDWEVVDEGSGRSLHDMGFTLHQGEVLGLAGLVGAGRSELVMSLFNCWGKKLRGKVVLLGRSLEITSPQDAISAGICLASEDRKRYGLIISSDVRTNTTLSALDKVSHHGLIDFDEEIGQAEKYVRELTIKTPSIEQIVGNLSGGNQQKVVLAKCLMTGPSAVILDEPTRGVDVGAKYEIYTIINELAAKGVGVLVISSDLPELLGICDRILVMHEGRFTGDVPIQEATQENIMACAVGMNL, encoded by the coding sequence ATGGACGACATGATTCTGGAGATGGAAAACATCGGCATGGTCTTTCCCGGCGTGCGCGCCCTCGACAACGTGACCTTTGGCGTGCGCCGGGGAGAAATCCATGCCCTTGTCGGCGAGAATGGCGCAGGCAAGTCCACGCTCATGAAGATCTTAAGCGGCGTTTACCCGGCCGGGAGCTATGAGGGGGAGGTCCGCATCGACGGAAATACCTGCCACTTCACGGGTATCAGGGAAGCAGAGAAGGCTGGTGTGGCCATCATTCACCAGGAACTTGCCCAGGTCAAAATGCTCTCGGTCATGGAGAACATCCTCCTGGGCAACGAGATTGCGCGGCTGGGCGTGATCGATTGGGACCAATCGCTTGCCAGGGTGGAAAGCGCGCTCAGTCGCGTGGAGCTCGACGTTCCCCCTGATCGGGAGATCAAACACCTGGGCGTGGGCGAACAGCAGCTTGTGGAGATCGCCAAGGCATTTACGAAAAACGCCCGTATCCTGATTCTGGACGAACCCACCGCAGCCCTGTCCGATACGGAGGCTCAACGTTTGTTGGCCATATTGACCGGACTTAAGGACGAAGGCGTGACCTGCATCTACATTTCGCACAGACTGGAGGAGGTATTGGCCATAGCCGACCGAACCACGGTGCTGCGAGACGGGAAAACCGTAGGTACGTATGAAAGGCAGGAACTAACCAAAGACAGCCTCATCGCCAGGATGGTCGGGCGGGAGATGACGGACCTCTACCCTCGCAGGCAACCTGCGATCGGCGAGCCGTGCCTTACGCTTGAAGACTGGGAGGTCGTGGACGAAGGCTCGGGACGAAGCCTTCACGATATGGGCTTCACCTTGCACCAGGGCGAAGTGCTGGGGCTTGCCGGTCTGGTAGGCGCGGGCCGGAGTGAGCTTGTCATGAGCCTTTTCAACTGCTGGGGGAAAAAACTCCGCGGCAAAGTTGTTTTGCTGGGGCGCAGCCTTGAGATCACTTCTCCCCAGGACGCTATCAGTGCAGGCATCTGCCTCGCCTCCGAAGACCGTAAACGCTACGGCCTTATTATTTCGAGCGACGTTCGCACCAACACCACGCTCTCAGCGCTGGACAAAGTATCCCACCATGGCCTGATCGATTTTGATGAAGAGATCGGCCAGGCCGAAAAGTACGTTCGGGAACTCACGATAAAGACGCCTTCTATCGAGCAGATCGTCGGCAACTTAAGCGGCGGCAACCAGCAAAAGGTTGTTTTGGCCAAATGTCTGATGACCGGTCCCTCGGCCGTCATTCTCGACGAGCCAACCCGGGGCGTGGACGTTGGAGCGAAATACGAAATCTACACCATCATCAACGAGCTGGCCGCGAAAGGTGTCGGCGTGCTGGTCATCTCTTCGGACCTGCCCGAGCTGCTTGGGATCTGCGACCGCATCCTGGTGATGCACGAAGGTCGCTTCACCGGCGATGTACCCATCCAGGAGGCCACACAGGAAAACATCATGGCCTGTGCCGTGGGAATGAACCTTTGA
- a CDS encoding sugar ABC transporter permease, with translation MNHSAASSVQGLQGNLRKYTMFIALAAIWIIFSLATEGIFIAPRNLSNLFLQTVVTAIVASGMTLIIVTGNIDLSVGSVAGFAGAIAAVLQVKYGMPTAGAWLAALAAGLLIGAWHGFWVACKGVPSFIVTLASMMVFRGAILGITGGATVSPLSESFKAVGVNYFPPAASAILAGVLIVLFLVMSLRLRAFKAKKGLSVAPPGIAALKILSIVAAMVAFFGILIFNQGIPYAVLLLIGLVFALGFLARDTVFGRRLYAIGGNSEAARLSGINIRSNLMALFMLFGALVALAGLVMTARINAATVSAGVNMELDAIAACVIGGTSLMGGAGTIIGSVIGALIMASLDNGMSLMNLDITYQYIIKGLILLIAVWIDIATRKQ, from the coding sequence ATGAACCACAGCGCAGCGTCATCGGTACAGGGCCTTCAGGGCAATTTGCGGAAATACACCATGTTTATCGCGCTCGCCGCGATCTGGATCATCTTCAGCCTTGCCACTGAAGGTATTTTCATCGCGCCGCGAAATCTTTCGAATCTCTTCCTCCAGACAGTGGTCACGGCCATCGTCGCTTCGGGCATGACGCTCATCATCGTCACCGGCAACATCGATCTGTCGGTCGGCTCGGTGGCGGGCTTCGCCGGTGCGATAGCCGCAGTGCTGCAGGTGAAGTACGGGATGCCAACCGCCGGCGCCTGGCTCGCGGCACTTGCCGCAGGCTTGCTGATCGGCGCCTGGCACGGCTTCTGGGTGGCATGCAAGGGGGTGCCATCGTTTATCGTGACGCTTGCGTCGATGATGGTCTTTCGCGGGGCGATCCTGGGCATAACAGGCGGGGCTACGGTGAGCCCCCTCTCCGAGAGCTTCAAGGCGGTGGGAGTAAATTATTTTCCTCCTGCCGCCAGCGCCATACTCGCTGGCGTGCTCATTGTGCTCTTCCTGGTAATGTCTTTGCGTCTTCGCGCTTTTAAGGCGAAAAAAGGCCTCTCGGTCGCCCCCCCGGGAATAGCGGCACTCAAAATTCTCAGCATTGTCGCGGCCATGGTCGCCTTTTTCGGTATCCTTATCTTCAACCAGGGAATCCCCTATGCCGTGCTGCTGCTCATAGGGCTGGTCTTCGCGCTCGGATTCCTCGCCCGCGACACAGTGTTTGGAAGGCGCCTCTACGCTATCGGCGGCAATTCCGAAGCAGCCAGACTCTCGGGAATAAACATCCGTTCCAACCTCATGGCGCTGTTCATGCTCTTCGGGGCCCTGGTAGCCCTTGCGGGCCTGGTCATGACCGCGCGAATCAATGCCGCTACGGTTTCGGCAGGCGTGAACATGGAGCTCGACGCCATCGCTGCCTGCGTCATCGGCGGCACGAGCCTCATGGGCGGAGCGGGCACGATCATCGGCTCAGTCATTGGCGCACTTATCATGGCCAGCCTCGACAACGGCATGAGCCTCATGAACCTGGATATCACCTATCAATACATCATCAAGGGACTCATCCTGCTTATTGCGGTCTGGATCGACATCGCCACCCGCAAACAATAA